Proteins co-encoded in one Gossypium arboreum isolate Shixiya-1 chromosome 11, ASM2569848v2, whole genome shotgun sequence genomic window:
- the LOC108471432 gene encoding probable WRKY transcription factor 31: MDVTTPPTIQFPVNFNCCHDQDPSFLPSDDDVVVDNDDDKQKVVGEMDFFAQRSNKLVDDIDDEEVEEEEDDDDDDDGNLIHTSDSDIKDSADRTKLQLNVNTGLNLLTTNTSSDISNDGIHCNTEDKRAKDEVAVLQAEVERMNTENQRLREMLSQVTSNYNTVQMHLVTLMQQPPDAKAEEQDQIKQIKKSNGGLMVPSPRQFMDLRLPAVDIDEPSLSSSDHSGSDLASKGFGLRKRDSSEDSPDQGSQGQGWVANKVPRFNSSKNVDQTEATMRKARVSVRARSEATMITDGCQWRKYGQKMAKGNPCPRAYYRCTMAAGCPVRKQVQRCAEDRTILITTYEGNHNHPLPPAAMAMASTTSSAARMLLSGSMSSADGLMNSNVLTRTILPCSSSMATISASAPFPTVTLDLTQTPNPFQSPRLTPGRFQVPFPNPPQNLANSPAAALLPQIFGQALHTQSKFSGLQMSGDVGHQQLQISLAETVNAATAAIAADPNFTAALAAAITSIIGSSQPNNAAIPNDNAATANLTSVTNSRANNATTTSNSNNKITNNSSFTAN, translated from the exons ATGGATGTTACAACTCCGCCTACCATTCAGTTCCCTGTTAACTTCAACTGTTGCCATGATCAAGACCCTTCCTTTTTACCATCTGATGATGATGTTGTTGTCGATAATGATGATGATAAACAGAAGGTCGTCGGTGAAATGGATTTTTTCGCTCAAAGGAGTAataagcttgttgatgatatcgATGATGAGGAGGTGGAGGAGGAGGAGGACGACGACGACGACGATGATGGTAATCTCATCCACACCTCCGATTCCGACATCAAAGACTCTGCCGATCGGACTAAGCTTCAGCTTAACGTCAAC ACTGGTTTAAATCTGTTAACTACGAATACTAGTAGCGATATATCCAATGATGGTATACATTGTAACACGGAGGATAAACGAGCAAAAGACGAG GTAGCTGTTTTACAAGCTGAAGTGGAACGAATGAACACCGAGAACCAAAGGTTACGCGAGATGTTGAGCCAGGTAACAAGCAATTACAACACGGTGCAGATGCATCTGGTCACCCTCATGCAACAACCACCCGATGCAAAAGCCGAAGAACAAGatcaaataaaacaaattaagaaatcaaATGGAGGATTGATGGTGCCAAGCCCAAGACAATTTATGGACCTTCGTCTACCCGCAGTCGATATCGACGAACCTTCGTTGTCTTCGTCGGACCATTCGGGATCGGATTTAGCCTCCAAGGGATTTGGACTGAGAAAGCGTGACAGTAGCGAAGATAGCCCGGATCAAGGGTCCCAAGGCCAAGGTTGGGTTGCTAATAAGGTCCCCAGGTTTAATTCTTCCAAAAACGTTGATCAAACTGAGGCTACCATGAGAAAAGCAAGAGTTTCAGTTAGAGCTAGATCGGAGGCAACCATG ATCACGGATGGATGTCAGTGGAGAAAGTATGGACAGAAAATGGCCAAAGGAAATCCATGTCCTCGCGCATATTACCGCTGTACCATGGCCGCTGGTTGTCCCGTTAGAAAACAG GTTCAGAGATGCGCAGAAGATCGAACAATCCTTATTACAACATATGAAGGAAATCACAACCACCCTTTGCCTCCAGCTGCAATGGCGATGGCTTCCACGACTTCATCCGCGGCACGAATGCTGCTATCGGGTTCGATGTCGAGTGCCGATGGACTAATGAACTCCAATGTTCTTACAAGAACTATCCTGCCTTGTTCCTCCAGCATGGCTACTATATCAGCTTCAGCCCCATTCCCCACTGTTACCTTGGACCTAACCCAGACCCCAAACCCTTTTCAGTCCCCCAGGCTGACCCCAGGCCGGTTCCAGGTCCCATTTCCCAATCCACCCCAAAATCTTGCCAATTCCCCTGCAGCTGCGTTACTGCCacaaatttttggtcaagcactTCACACCCAATCCAAGTTCTCCGGTCTGCAAATGTCTGGAGATGTGGGTCATCAGCAACTGCAAATTTCACTTGCTGAAACTGTAAACGCTGCCACTGCTGCCATTGCGGCGGATCCTAACTTCACCGCTGCGTTAGCCGCAGCTATCACTTCTATTATTGGGAGTTCTCAACCCAACAACGCCGCCATCCCTAATGACAATGCTGCCACTGCCAACCTCACGTCTGTCACTAACAGCAGAGCCAACAATGCCACTACTACCAGCAACAGCAACAATAAAATCACCAATAATTCCAGTTTCACTGCAAATTAG
- the LOC108473857 gene encoding methionine aminopeptidase 2B-like isoform X1, protein MATEIMNNEVRVGENEESEASNGIEKLEISNGTDEVSENSSSMQKDEDGVAAEVAKKKKKKNKSKKKKEPLKQTDPPSIPVVELFPSREFPEGEIQQYKDDNLWRITSEEKRDLERFEKPRYNAVRQAAEVHRQVRKYIRSILKPGMLMTDLCETLENTVRKLISENGLQAGIAFPTGCSLNWVAAHWTPNSGDKTVLEYDDVMKLDFGTHIDGNIVDCAFTVAFNPMYDPLLEASREATNTGIKEAGIDVRLCDIGAAIQEVMESYEVEINGKVFQVKSIRNLNGHSIGPYQIHAGKSVPIVKGGEQTKMEEGEFYAIETFASTGKGYVREDLECSHYMKNFDAGHIPLRLPRAKQLLATINKNFSTLAFCRRYLDRLGETKYLMALKNLCDVGIVQPYPPLCDIKGSYVSQFEHTILLRPTCKEVISRGDDY, encoded by the exons ATGGCCACTGAAATCATGAATAATGAAGTTCGTGTGGGAGAAAATGAGGAGTCGGAGGCTTCAAATGGCATTGAGAAATTAGAGATTTCGAATGGCACTGATGAGGTCTCCGAAAACTCTTCATCTATGCAAAAAGATGAAGATGGGGTGGCAG CAGAAGTtgccaaaaagaaaaagaagaaaaataaaagcaa AAAAAAGAAGGAGCCCTTGAAGCAGACTGATCCTCCATCTATTCCCGTTGTTGAGCTTTTTCCGTCCAGGGAGTTTCCTGAGGGTGAAATTCAACAGTACAAGGATGA TAATTTGTGGAGGATTACCTCTGAGGAGAAGAGAGACTTGGAGCGATTTGAAAAGCCAAGATATAATGCAGTGCGACAAGCAGCTGAAGTCCATCGTCAG GTTCGGAAATACATCAGAAGTATCTTGAAACCTGGAATGTTAATGACTGATCTATGTGAGACCTTGGAGAACACAGTTCGCAAGCTCATTTCAGAGAATGGTTTGCAAGCAGGGATTGCATTTCCTACTGGATGCTCACTGAATTG GGTCGCTGCTCACTGGACTCCTAATTCTGGAGACAAGACTGTGCTCGAGTATGATGATGTGATGAAGTTAGATTTTGGAACTCATATTGATG GGAATATAGTTGATTGTGCCTTTACAGTGGCGTTTAATCCTATGTATGATCCACTTCTTGAAGCTTCTCGTGAAGCAACCAATACAGGCATCAAG GAAGCTGGTATCGATGTCCGTCTTTGTGATATTGGTGCTGCAATTCAAGAGGTGATGGAATCATATGAGGTTGAAATAAATGGGAAGGTGTTTCAAG TGAAAAGTATACGGAACTTGAATGGGCACAGCATTGGGCCCTATCAGATACATGCTGGAAAATCAGTTCCTATTGTGAAAGGAGGGGAACAAACAAAAATGGAAGAGGGTGAATTTTATGCCATTGAAACTTTTGCTTCTACTG GGAAAGGGTATGTCAGAGAAGATCTAGAGTGCAGCCATTATATGAAAAACTTTGATGCGGGACACATTCCACTGAGGTTGCCTAGAGCCAAGCAACTACTAGCTACAATAAACAAGAATTTTTCAACATTGGCCTTCTGTAGACGGTATTTAGATCGTTTGGGAGAGACTAAATATCTAATGGCATTGAAGAATTTATGTGATGTTGGCATTGTTCAG CCGTATCCTCCTCTCTGCGACATCAAGGGCAGCTATGTTTCTCAGTTTGAACACACCATCCTACTGCGGCCAACCTGCAAAGAAGTTATATCGAGAGGTGATGACTATTAA
- the LOC108473857 gene encoding methionine aminopeptidase 2B-like isoform X2, with translation MATEIMNNEVRVGENEESEASNGIEKLEISNGTDEVSENSSSMQKDEDGVAEVAKKKKKKNKSKKKKEPLKQTDPPSIPVVELFPSREFPEGEIQQYKDDNLWRITSEEKRDLERFEKPRYNAVRQAAEVHRQVRKYIRSILKPGMLMTDLCETLENTVRKLISENGLQAGIAFPTGCSLNWVAAHWTPNSGDKTVLEYDDVMKLDFGTHIDGNIVDCAFTVAFNPMYDPLLEASREATNTGIKEAGIDVRLCDIGAAIQEVMESYEVEINGKVFQVKSIRNLNGHSIGPYQIHAGKSVPIVKGGEQTKMEEGEFYAIETFASTGKGYVREDLECSHYMKNFDAGHIPLRLPRAKQLLATINKNFSTLAFCRRYLDRLGETKYLMALKNLCDVGIVQPYPPLCDIKGSYVSQFEHTILLRPTCKEVISRGDDY, from the exons ATGGCCACTGAAATCATGAATAATGAAGTTCGTGTGGGAGAAAATGAGGAGTCGGAGGCTTCAAATGGCATTGAGAAATTAGAGATTTCGAATGGCACTGATGAGGTCTCCGAAAACTCTTCATCTATGCAAAAAGATGAAGATGGGGTGGCAG AAGTtgccaaaaagaaaaagaagaaaaataaaagcaa AAAAAAGAAGGAGCCCTTGAAGCAGACTGATCCTCCATCTATTCCCGTTGTTGAGCTTTTTCCGTCCAGGGAGTTTCCTGAGGGTGAAATTCAACAGTACAAGGATGA TAATTTGTGGAGGATTACCTCTGAGGAGAAGAGAGACTTGGAGCGATTTGAAAAGCCAAGATATAATGCAGTGCGACAAGCAGCTGAAGTCCATCGTCAG GTTCGGAAATACATCAGAAGTATCTTGAAACCTGGAATGTTAATGACTGATCTATGTGAGACCTTGGAGAACACAGTTCGCAAGCTCATTTCAGAGAATGGTTTGCAAGCAGGGATTGCATTTCCTACTGGATGCTCACTGAATTG GGTCGCTGCTCACTGGACTCCTAATTCTGGAGACAAGACTGTGCTCGAGTATGATGATGTGATGAAGTTAGATTTTGGAACTCATATTGATG GGAATATAGTTGATTGTGCCTTTACAGTGGCGTTTAATCCTATGTATGATCCACTTCTTGAAGCTTCTCGTGAAGCAACCAATACAGGCATCAAG GAAGCTGGTATCGATGTCCGTCTTTGTGATATTGGTGCTGCAATTCAAGAGGTGATGGAATCATATGAGGTTGAAATAAATGGGAAGGTGTTTCAAG TGAAAAGTATACGGAACTTGAATGGGCACAGCATTGGGCCCTATCAGATACATGCTGGAAAATCAGTTCCTATTGTGAAAGGAGGGGAACAAACAAAAATGGAAGAGGGTGAATTTTATGCCATTGAAACTTTTGCTTCTACTG GGAAAGGGTATGTCAGAGAAGATCTAGAGTGCAGCCATTATATGAAAAACTTTGATGCGGGACACATTCCACTGAGGTTGCCTAGAGCCAAGCAACTACTAGCTACAATAAACAAGAATTTTTCAACATTGGCCTTCTGTAGACGGTATTTAGATCGTTTGGGAGAGACTAAATATCTAATGGCATTGAAGAATTTATGTGATGTTGGCATTGTTCAG CCGTATCCTCCTCTCTGCGACATCAAGGGCAGCTATGTTTCTCAGTTTGAACACACCATCCTACTGCGGCCAACCTGCAAAGAAGTTATATCGAGAGGTGATGACTATTAA